The genomic stretch ttaaaggagatgtggtataattgcaaataagACCTctatccaccatagttcaaaTGACGAATGTAAGCAATGATCGGTCACTTTACGGCTATAACAATGACCAGTCTTTACTCTTATTCCTACATGCAGCATCCTTAGCAGTAGTAGTAGCAAATTTCCGagttatttgtttgataaattaAAATGAGAATTGACACTCGAAATACTAGATATCGTTGCCAGATTTGCTAACTTTCTTGTTCGATGGATCAGATACCAATAACTAACAGTCAAGAAAACCCAAATCTTActttcttttaaatgtataacCATATTTCCGTGTTACAAATGTTTTTTCAAACGCATTGTAATTATGTCACCTAAGGTGTTTTAAGGCTTCTTCATCATCCTACTAGACTCCCTTTTCTAagcattttattttctttttagctCCCCTGGTCAGAAGGTACAAATGAGCTATTCTAATCtcttggtgtccgtcgtcgtttactttttaaatttttgaacttCTAGAGAACTACTGAATAGAAATGAAACCCAACATGGCATAGATGTTCCTTATGAGGATTCAGGTGCTAACCAAGGGTTGTTACTTTGAAGCCACCGGGGCATTTAATTAATCAAAGACACTAAGGAAACATACACATGTCTTCTTGAAGAGAATCACGGAataaaatgaaactaaacatTTCACGAATGTTTCTGAGGAGGTGCTgacaaagtgttgttactttgaagccgatcaatcatccaagattgccgccagcagGGGGACTTCATTTTACATAGGACACTATAgacaatacatacaaatgtcttttcAAGAAAACCACTGAATAGAATGGAACCAATTGAAACATGGCATGATACTCCATCTAAAGTGCTGACCAAAAGCTGTAACTTTGAAACAGATCCATTATATCCAAGAAGGCCGCCAGcagaggacttagtttaacaagGGACAATATGGGAAATACATAAAAAATGTCttattttagagaaccactgaatggattgaaatcaaacatggcatgaatgttccttataaggGGCTGATCAAGTGTTGGTACTTTGAAGCATATTTACTGTTCAAGAtggcaaccaaattttttttcctaGATTACAGGGCCAATATTTCACCAACTTTTGCCTCAATCATCATTTGCATGATTTCCAAAACGAAAGTAGAATCAGGTGACACATGCTCTTGAGAACCTCTAGTTTACATAATACTGAATCCGCTATAATTGTATATGTCATAATAATTATCATAGATTGAGGGAACGAGTCGTTAACTTTTACAGCCGTACGATCATCTATTATGTGACAATGTTGGGCGATTTCGTTATTGATCGAACGAtatttattttagtgaaaaaaagacatatttatttaaacatgtacTATGCAGTTAAAGCACACTTGGAAGTTGGCActtaaaaaaatagcaaaaacttAGTAACGACTTTActttatttattacaaaagatatcCAGAAATGTAGGAGTAACGACCACCATGTAAAAGACCTCCACTCACTAACTTGATGTGCATTCGGTCtccttttttcaaatatacaacTATGTTTTGTGTCTGCGAGTTTGCATGTTCTGTTTTAGCGGCATACCCATTTGAGAAAAAAGCATCATTCTTCATCCATTGGAAGTGAACATAGTAATTTCCGGCAGACATGATCATACAACCCAAACTATAAAGTCCATTATGTGGTACTGTAAATACCCCGGTTGAGGGACTGTAGTGTTTTCCTACGTTCGTGGCTACATCTTCAAACAAAATGACACTGCCAAGTTTTGGAGAAGTTTTAGCATATGCCAAGAATGCAGGTCTGTCGACTGAAactaataaaatacattttaaattatatCTTAATTCTTCAGAAGCCGAATAGTGTAAGGCAGTATTTTAATTTCAAGCCGTTTTTATGACTTAGTCATTACTACGACTAAGCTTACGCACTATATCTACTAAGCTCCGATTCGTTATCACGACTAAACTAACTTAAGTCGTTTTAAAGATCAAGCAAAATCGTTATGGAGAGATTTTTAGTTGTTAAACTAAATCGACGTTACTAGTGACTATGTACTGTAACAGGGTACATGGTTTTTTTCCCCGAATGCCGGTTTTTATGTTGTTATGGCCATGTATAATTATAGATTCAACGTCGTACTTGATATCAATTTGcgtttaaaaaaacattgatttggTTAGAGAACGGGCAGAGGCGAGTTGAATTCGAGTTCGTTAAGAGGCCAAGTACGCTGAACTGGTTACATTTAACCACAATCATACAATCAATAACTTGGAACTTATATAGAGATCATTATTGATGAAGGTTGCAAAAGTTGaattgattttgtcaaattttgttaACTAAGTAACGAAGGAAGACAAAACATTAAACGTCTTTTTTAGTCTGTTCAACCCGAAGTGCTCACTCAATTTAAAGTGTATACGcttatttctttaaattaaaagCAGTAGTGCTAATTTTCTTTGTACCTATATTTTACACCAGAGCCATGTTCAAAACGTCTTTAAATCTTTACTTAAATATAGAGGATTGCAGCTTATGTTTTcctaaaaaacaaaatgacgaaCATTGTATTAAAACCAAATGATAACTAAAAATTACAATTTCGAtagattttgacaaaataatatacatgtatataaaaaaacagaATAGATGGACAGTTCTAATGCAAACTAAAATccaatttgaagaaaaactgtattTTGTGTTTCGTGTACAAAGTAAAAACCATTAAAATAAGGCGGAAAGTTCATCTACTTACCGTGTTTTCCCGATTGACCATCACAACATCTATCTGTTTTCATCAACAATTTAAGGAGGTCCTCTGTCATGCATGTCCTTTTATCTAAAGTATCCAATAAAGAGTTAGGTGAAGTATCACTATGCTTTACTTTAAATGAAcgcatatgaataaaaaaaaaatatattgttacaCTGATCAAACATAGGTATACCTAACTATTACAATCGTTTTGCTAtcctagagttatctcccttaacaaagatattattctctttttttttaaactttatatctTGTAAATTATTATACGCAGCGGCATTATTAACCGTTTTTTTGTTATTCGAAATGCAAATATATGGtttataatctatatataatgGATTTATATGATCCTGTTTATAACGTCGAGGTTATGatacattatatacattgtagacggtataaaaaaaaatataaaaaatgatgaaaatcaaagaaataaatttaCTCACCCTCAAGAGCACCAGTCAAAACTCCCCAAAAATTTGCAGAGACGGCAACAAGAAACATACAAGTTTTCATCAGCATTTTCGTAGATAATACAAGAATGAATAACTGTATGATAAAACAACAGttggtttatatttttcaagaactCTGATTTCTTTTATTGcgtgtttattttttttgaaaattgtaacTTGATATTCAAAATTACGATATGGCATGTCATTGTATAAATGGCATCTGCAAGAGTAAATTATAGGTAGAATTTGTCTTTTTCTAAGAAAAAGAATTTTATTACAAAGGCACGTCCctcttttaattaaatttatcaaTCCACAAGTCGAATAATGTCTTACACCATTTCAtaatgcaaaacaaataaaaacaaacaaaaaacaatatataaacccGACCATGTTTCCTTTGCGGCGCATGCGTTTTTAACTCGGGAACAagagaaaggttttttttaacttaagtttgaaattattttttctcttactgtcaaaagaaaaaaactatCTCACTTACCCTAAAACAAACTATTCTACTTTATGAAACCCTCTATACATTACCAATAAAACGACAGAATGCAACATCAATATTAGCTAATTAAATAAATCACAGCAGGTACTCTGGAAGGACATTATCATACTGTATCCATAGTGACACCAATCACAATAAGGCATCCTAACcgactttttaaaaattgtagcACACCCCATCATATCAGAAAGTGATAATAAAGAcaagaattaaattttaagaATATATTACAGGCTTTCCTTAAAAGTGTCCTTTTAACGTAGAAGTCACAAAGTCTAAGTTTAACATTACAAATAACGCGTTGTTCTTGTCGTTTCTTATGGAAATTCAAAGTTCATACTGCTTGTATCCTGAtcttgtaaaaagtaaaacaacaaaaataccgaactccgaggaaatttaaaacggaaacaATTGATACAATCAATAGCGTAAGAAcatcaaaaaacgaaaaacaactaTCAAACTTCGGACTTGGTGCCCGCATttccgtatgtagaaaatggtgaattaaacctgattttaaagcttgctaaacctctcacttgtatgactttCACATACAATTCCATTTAAATTCTGACAACATTTTGTGAAAACAAACCCAGACATAActagtaaaaatgtaaaaaaaaaatgggtacagcagtcaacattgtggaAATTATAGTCTCGATCACTATAAACACAAGCAAAGtttctttgacataaccctgggTCACCAACTTTCTACTCAGAACTTCGAGTTGCAGATGCAAGCTGTTGAATACTGAATTAGTTGGGAAATGTACTGGTATATCCTAAATGCagatgaagttggtatattattactgaggtgggggaaattgatcatttcaaaatcaaaatagtctcgtttgtcatagattcttgtACTGTGATGACCCTGTTGTTTCTTAAATTTCAAGTTCTGGAGGATATACCAATGGAACCCAATCGGAAATGTTTTATTGATTACATCTTAAGAATTGCTTCTGGAAAGAATATCATCAATAAATATGAATGTAAAATTAAATGTTCTTCTTGTTTTTGAACACCGACTCATatgcaggggcgtagctacctaAGGCTCGACTAGGCACGTGCCTATACATAAATTTGCTGATTATACCCGTATGCGTATTATTATTTATACCCACCTGTATTCGAATCCC from Mytilus edulis chromosome 7, xbMytEdul2.2, whole genome shotgun sequence encodes the following:
- the LOC139483608 gene encoding complement C1q-like protein 3, encoding MLMKTCMFLVAVSANFWGVLTGALEDKRTCMTEDLLKLLMKTDRCCDGQSGKHVSVDRPAFLAYAKTSPKLGSVILFEDVATNVGKHYSPSTGVFTVPHNGLYSLGCMIMSAGNYYVHFQWMKNDAFFSNGYAAKTEHANSQTQNIVVYLKKGDRMHIKLVSGGLLHGGRYSYISGYLL